One Argiope bruennichi chromosome 5, qqArgBrue1.1, whole genome shotgun sequence DNA segment encodes these proteins:
- the LOC129969267 gene encoding cuticle protein 16.8-like, with product MIALLLLCFAASTLAQSTTQYATTASQIESELGNTYSSYQPAAQQRRPVYTAPRVPETYSYQPYSFNYVAQGEDGSSSRQETGDSSGRVVGSYTIAVEDGRRRVVDYVADQNGFRATIDTNEPGTDVQNPADVVFHSAGLDSRTQTTAYQPYRPTNAYRPRPTGRVFAQPAAYTPVVYRGDTHAPYYHYDNYAHDRHSGHAYASIYNNDLRYHWH from the exons ATG ATCGCCCTCCTCCTCTTGTGTTTCGCCGCATCCACCCTGGCGCAATCTACCACGCAGTACGCCACAACCGCTTCCCAGATTGAATCGGAACTCGGCAACACCTACAGC agCTACCAGCCAGCAGCTCAACAACGAAGACCCGTCTACACAGCTCCCAGAGTCCCTGAAACATACAGCTACCAACCTTACTCCTTCAACTACGTCGCACAAGGTGAAGACGGCTCCAGCTCCAGACAGGAAACTGGGGACAGCAGTGGTCGAGTCGTAGGTTCATACACAATCGCTGTCGAAGACGGTCGCCGTCGGGTCGTCGACTACGTTGCCGACCAGAACGGTTTCCGAGCCACCATCGACACCAACGAACCTGGCACCGACGTCCAGAACCCAGCAGATGTTGTCTTCCACTCTGCTGGTCTTGACAGCAGGACCCAGACAACTGCCTACCAGCCCTATAGGCCAACCAACGCCTACAGGCCAAGACCTACCGGTCGAGTATTCGCACAACCAGCTGCATACACCCCTGTAGTGTATCGTGGTGATACCCATGCTCCCTACTACCACTACGACAACTACGCCCATGATAGGCATTCCGGACATGCTTATGCTTCCATCTACAACAATGATCTCAGATATCACTGGCACTAA